The proteins below come from a single Rosa rugosa chromosome 2, drRosRugo1.1, whole genome shotgun sequence genomic window:
- the LOC133733030 gene encoding protein CHLORORESPIRATORY REDUCTION 42, chloroplastic has product MALSLSSTTAFTCSQLYDNKSGLQFTSLSSHKRNPNAVNVKCESTESELPANAKKSKLAIGSPVIVVEAPRMIKTAASVPCLRVNSGLVKPGDVGRIVSRKPKDVWAVRLTIGTYLIDGKYFKPLELDP; this is encoded by the exons ATGGCATTATCTCTCTCTTCCACTACTGCATTTACATGTTCACAGCTTTATGACAACAAGTCAGGACTGCAGTTCACCAGCTTAAGCTCTCACAAACGTAACCCAAATGCTGTCAATGTCAAGTGTGAATCGACGGAGTCTGAGTTGCCTGCAAATGCAAAGAAATCCAAGCTTGCAATTGGGTCTCCTGTTATTGTGGTCGAGGCTCCGAGAATGATAAAAACCGCAGCATCAGTTCCATGCCTCAGGGTTAACTCTGGCTTAGTCAAGCCTGGTGATGTTGGAAG AATTGTGTCAAGAAAGCCTAAGGATGTGTGGGCGGTACGTCTAACGATTGGCACTTACCTCATAGATGGGAAGTACTTCAAGCCCTTAGAGCTTGATCCTTGA
- the LOC133732115 gene encoding uncharacterized protein At1g10890 isoform X2 yields the protein MRRKSRSPTPRRRKSRSPTPRRRKSRSPTPRRRKSRSPTPKRRKSRSPILKRYKRQRSRSSSLSPVHKTPTSSLGSLEKKNASEKLRKEEEEQKKRRQHEAELKLIEEETSKRVEEAIQRKVEESLNSEEIKVEIQTRMEEGRKKLLNEVAAQLEKEKEAAIIEARHKEEQDQKEKEELEGMLEETRRRVEEAQRREALEQQRREEERYRELEELQRQKEEAMRRKKQEEEEQRSNQMKLLGKNKSRPKLSFALGSK from the exons ATGAG ACGCAAAAGTCGCTCTCCAACTCCAAGACGTCGTAAAAGTCGCTCTCCAACCCCAAGACGTCGTAAAAGTCGTTCTCCAACTCCAAGGCGTCGTAAAAGTCGCTCTCCAACTCCAAAACGTCGGAAAAGTCGCTCTCCAATTTTGAAACGTTATAAGAGGCAGAGAAGTAGGAGCTCTTCATTGTCTCCTGTTCACAAAACTCCTACTTCAAGTCTCGGAtcattggagaagaaaaatgcaagtgaaaaattaagaaaggaagaggaagaacagaAGAAAAG GCGACAACATGAAGCAGAATTGAAGCTCATAGAAGAAGAGACCTCAAAAAGAGTGGAAGAAGCAATTCAGCGGAAAGTTGAGGAGAGCTTGAATTCTGAGGAGATTAAAGTAGAAATACAGACGCGGATGGAGGAGGGACGAAAGAAGCTTCTAAATGAAGTTGCGGCTCAACTTGAGAAGGAAAAGGAAGCAGCTATTATTGAGGCTAGACATAAGGAG GAACAAGaccagaaagagaaagaagagctAGAAGGGATGCTTGAAGAGACTCGGAGAAGGGTAGAAGAAGCTCAAAGAAGGGAAGCTTTGGAGCAGCAGAGGAGGGAGGAGGAGCGGTACAGAGAGCTAGAAGAGCTCCAGAGACAAAAGGAAGAGGCGATGCGAAGGAAGAAACAAGAGGAGGAGGAACAACGGTCTAACCAAATGAAGCTGTTGGGTAAGAACAAATCCCGGCCAAAATTGTCATTTGCACTTGGATCCAAATAG
- the LOC133732115 gene encoding uncharacterized protein At1g10890 isoform X1, with translation MPRDLARSESRSPSRNRRRRSPSPAVGHRYSKRSRRDRSSRSPYSSSYSHSRRKSRSPTPRRRKSRSPTPRRRKSRSPTPRRRKSRSPTPKRRKSRSPILKRYKRQRSRSSSLSPVHKTPTSSLGSLEKKNASEKLRKEEEEQKKRRQHEAELKLIEEETSKRVEEAIQRKVEESLNSEEIKVEIQTRMEEGRKKLLNEVAAQLEKEKEAAIIEARHKEEQDQKEKEELEGMLEETRRRVEEAQRREALEQQRREEERYRELEELQRQKEEAMRRKKQEEEEQRSNQMKLLGKNKSRPKLSFALGSK, from the exons ATGCCTCGTGATTTGGCGCGCTCAGAATCACGGTCGCCGTCTCGCAATAGGAGGAGGCGTTCCCCGTCTCCGGCGGTGGGCCATAGGTACAGCAAGAGAAGCCGAAGGGACAGAAGCAGCCGCTCTCCCTATTCCTCCTCATATTCTCATAGCAG ACGCAAAAGTCGCTCTCCAACTCCAAGACGTCGTAAAAGTCGCTCTCCAACCCCAAGACGTCGTAAAAGTCGTTCTCCAACTCCAAGGCGTCGTAAAAGTCGCTCTCCAACTCCAAAACGTCGGAAAAGTCGCTCTCCAATTTTGAAACGTTATAAGAGGCAGAGAAGTAGGAGCTCTTCATTGTCTCCTGTTCACAAAACTCCTACTTCAAGTCTCGGAtcattggagaagaaaaatgcaagtgaaaaattaagaaaggaagaggaagaacagaAGAAAAG GCGACAACATGAAGCAGAATTGAAGCTCATAGAAGAAGAGACCTCAAAAAGAGTGGAAGAAGCAATTCAGCGGAAAGTTGAGGAGAGCTTGAATTCTGAGGAGATTAAAGTAGAAATACAGACGCGGATGGAGGAGGGACGAAAGAAGCTTCTAAATGAAGTTGCGGCTCAACTTGAGAAGGAAAAGGAAGCAGCTATTATTGAGGCTAGACATAAGGAG GAACAAGaccagaaagagaaagaagagctAGAAGGGATGCTTGAAGAGACTCGGAGAAGGGTAGAAGAAGCTCAAAGAAGGGAAGCTTTGGAGCAGCAGAGGAGGGAGGAGGAGCGGTACAGAGAGCTAGAAGAGCTCCAGAGACAAAAGGAAGAGGCGATGCGAAGGAAGAAACAAGAGGAGGAGGAACAACGGTCTAACCAAATGAAGCTGTTGGGTAAGAACAAATCCCGGCCAAAATTGTCATTTGCACTTGGATCCAAATAG